One stretch of Streptomyces sp. 135 DNA includes these proteins:
- a CDS encoding glycoside hydrolase family 2 TIM barrel-domain containing protein, whose protein sequence is MDLRMDLRDHDGHLDAHHEDVSPGTGSLPPRAWYATSDAPALSLNGTWRFRLSPTADAEDEAFAAGHHDSGAWDEITVPGHWVLQGHGAPQYTNQLYPFPVDPPRVPTENPTGDHLRVFGLPADWPGTGTAVLRFDGVESCARVWLNGTELGDFKGSRLAHEFDVGALLRPEGNVLAVRVHQWSAGSYLEDQDQWWLPGIFRDVTLLHRPEGCAGDHFVHASYDHRAGTGTLRVDADVPGRVTVAELGIDVATGEEATVPVEPWTAETPRLYDGLLATAGERIPLRVGFRTVALEDGLIKVNGRPVLFRGVNRHEFHPETGRALDLDTMRADVLLMKRHNINAVRTSHYPPHPAFLDLCDEFGLWVIDECDLETHGFQAVQWRGNPVDDDRWTPALLDRAARMVERDKNHPSVVMWSLGNECGTGRGLTAMAEWIRARDGSRLLHYEGDSSCADTDVYSRMYADHAEVERIGRGEDAGPDERRELPFILCEYGHAMGNGPGGLSEYQRLFETYDRLQGGFVWEWIDHGIAHPAYGYAYGGDFGEELHDGNFVCDGLLFPDRTPSPGLVEYKKVIEPVRIDGDGRDGTVRITNLHDFADLTHLAFTWSYEVDGVSVADGALPVPATGPGERAEVKLPPAPARGGDAETRWTVRAGLADDTAWAARGHVVAWAQLVDEAGRAEPVPPGGLAPVRESGRVLLGPAVFDTRGTLLSLGGLEIRDLRLDVWRAPTDNDNGMPWRPETPPAAQWRALGLHRMQHRVDDVELAEDALTVRTRVAPAASDLGLRVAYRWRSDGSRLLLTLQVEPEGEWRVPLPRVGIRFGLPGASGPVRWFGGGPGEAYPDTGAASLVGVWESDVDALQTPYVRPQENGARPGLRWAEIGGLRIDSGEGPAFTARRWTTEQLDAARHRADLTPGDTVWVNLDIGRHGIGSGSCGPGVLPHHQLHARPETLHVAFSTAVTRGNGAAPH, encoded by the coding sequence ATGGACCTCCGCATGGACCTCCGCGACCACGACGGCCACCTCGACGCCCACCACGAGGACGTGTCCCCCGGCACCGGCAGCCTCCCGCCCCGCGCGTGGTACGCGACGTCGGACGCCCCCGCCCTCTCCCTCAACGGAACCTGGCGCTTCCGCCTCTCCCCCACCGCCGACGCCGAGGACGAGGCGTTCGCCGCCGGGCACCACGACAGCGGGGCCTGGGACGAGATCACGGTCCCCGGCCACTGGGTCCTCCAGGGCCACGGCGCGCCCCAGTACACCAACCAGCTCTATCCGTTCCCGGTGGACCCGCCGCGGGTGCCCACCGAGAACCCCACCGGCGACCACCTGCGCGTCTTCGGCCTGCCCGCCGACTGGCCGGGCACCGGCACCGCGGTCCTGCGCTTCGACGGGGTCGAGTCGTGCGCCCGCGTCTGGCTCAACGGCACGGAGCTGGGCGACTTCAAGGGCTCCCGGCTGGCCCACGAGTTCGACGTCGGCGCGCTGCTGCGCCCCGAGGGCAACGTCCTCGCGGTCCGCGTCCACCAGTGGTCCGCGGGCTCGTACCTGGAGGACCAGGACCAGTGGTGGCTGCCGGGCATCTTCCGTGACGTGACGCTGCTGCACCGGCCCGAGGGCTGCGCGGGCGACCACTTCGTCCACGCGTCGTACGACCATCGCGCGGGCACGGGCACGCTGCGGGTCGACGCGGACGTCCCAGGGCGCGTCACGGTGGCCGAACTGGGCATCGACGTGGCGACGGGCGAGGAGGCCACCGTGCCCGTCGAGCCGTGGACCGCCGAGACACCGAGGCTCTACGACGGTCTCCTGGCGACGGCGGGCGAGCGGATCCCGCTGCGCGTCGGCTTCCGCACGGTCGCCCTGGAGGACGGGCTGATCAAGGTCAACGGACGGCCTGTCCTCTTCCGGGGCGTGAACCGCCACGAGTTCCACCCGGAGACGGGCCGCGCCCTCGACCTCGACACCATGCGCGCGGACGTTCTGCTGATGAAGCGGCACAACATCAACGCCGTCCGCACCAGCCACTATCCGCCCCACCCCGCCTTCCTCGACCTGTGCGACGAGTTCGGCCTATGGGTCATCGACGAGTGCGACCTGGAGACCCACGGGTTCCAGGCGGTGCAGTGGCGCGGCAACCCCGTCGACGACGACCGCTGGACGCCCGCCCTCCTGGACCGCGCGGCCCGCATGGTCGAGCGCGACAAGAACCACCCCTCGGTCGTCATGTGGTCGCTGGGCAACGAGTGCGGGACGGGCCGCGGCCTGACCGCCATGGCCGAGTGGATCCGCGCCCGCGACGGCTCCCGCCTCCTCCACTACGAGGGCGACAGCTCCTGCGCGGACACCGACGTCTACTCCCGGATGTACGCCGACCACGCCGAGGTCGAGCGCATCGGCCGGGGCGAGGACGCGGGCCCCGACGAGCGCCGCGAACTCCCCTTCATCCTCTGCGAGTACGGGCACGCGATGGGCAACGGCCCCGGCGGCCTCAGCGAGTACCAGCGGCTCTTCGAGACGTACGACCGGCTCCAGGGCGGCTTCGTCTGGGAGTGGATCGACCACGGCATCGCGCACCCCGCGTACGGCTACGCCTACGGCGGCGACTTCGGCGAGGAGCTGCACGACGGCAACTTCGTCTGTGACGGGCTGCTGTTCCCCGACCGGACGCCGTCGCCCGGCCTCGTCGAGTACAAGAAGGTGATCGAGCCCGTCCGCATCGACGGCGACGGCCGCGACGGCACCGTCCGTATCACCAACCTCCACGACTTCGCGGACCTCACCCACCTCGCCTTCACCTGGTCGTACGAGGTGGACGGCGTGAGCGTCGCCGACGGCGCCCTGCCGGTGCCCGCGACCGGCCCCGGAGAACGCGCCGAGGTGAAGCTGCCGCCGGCGCCGGCCCGGGGCGGGGACGCGGAGACCCGGTGGACGGTGCGGGCGGGGCTCGCCGATGACACGGCGTGGGCGGCGCGCGGCCATGTGGTGGCGTGGGCCCAGCTGGTCGACGAGGCAGGCAGGGCCGAGCCGGTCCCGCCGGGCGGCCTGGCGCCGGTGCGCGAGAGCGGCCGCGTCCTGCTCGGCCCGGCCGTCTTCGACACCCGCGGAACGCTGCTGTCCCTCGGCGGTCTGGAGATCAGGGACCTGCGCCTCGACGTGTGGCGGGCGCCCACCGACAACGACAACGGCATGCCCTGGCGCCCCGAGACGCCACCTGCCGCCCAGTGGCGCGCACTCGGCCTCCATCGGATGCAACACCGCGTGGACGACGTCGAGTTGGCCGAGGACGCCTTGACCGTACGCACCCGGGTGGCACCCGCGGCGAGCGACCTCGGCCTGCGGGTGGCCTACCGCTGGCGGTCGGACGGCAGCCGCCTGCTCCTGACGCTGCAAGTGGAACCGGAGGGCGAGTGGCGGGTGCCGCTGCCCCGCGTCGGGATCCGCTTCGGGCTGCCGGGCGCGTCCGGTCCCGTCCGGTGGTTCGGCGGCGGCCCCGGCGAGGCGTACCCGGACACCGGGGCGGCGTCGCTGGTGGGCGTCTGGGAGTCGGACGTCGACGCCCTCCAGACCCCCTACGTGCGCCCCCAGGAGAACGGCGCCAGGCCCGGTCTGCGCTGGGCGGAGATCGGCGGCCTGCGGATCGACTCGGGCGAAGGACCGGCGTTCACCGCCCGCCGCTGGACCACCGAACAGCTCGACGCAGCCCGGCACCGCGCCGACCTCACCCCAGGCGACACCGTCTGGGTCAACCTGGACATCGGCCGGCACGGCATCGGCTCGGGATCCTGCGGCCCCGGCGTCCTGCCGCACCATCAGCTGCACGCGCGGCCCGAGACGTTGCACGTCGCCTTCTCCACCGCCGTGACCCGGGGAAACGGAGCCGCCCCGCACTAG
- a CDS encoding pyridoxamine 5'-phosphate oxidase family protein, with the protein MNRASQPSALPAELPVTDRTRHRRLRAQGSLARADLEAILDAGFVCHLGVVVDGHPMVVPTVYGRDDTHLFLHGSVAGRSLAAAPKAPVCVTVTHVDGLVLARSVFEHGVNYRSAMIHGVPRTVIDPDEKLRGLRLLTEHATPGQWDYARRPSRKELAATTLLALSLAEASVKTAVGPPEDGDGPDAALGIWAGTLPLTATWGAPVADPLLPAGIEPPPHITGRGGTRQG; encoded by the coding sequence GTGAACAGAGCATCACAGCCGTCAGCGCTGCCCGCGGAACTGCCCGTGACCGACCGCACGCGCCACCGACGCCTGCGCGCACAGGGCAGCCTGGCGCGCGCCGACCTCGAAGCGATCCTGGACGCGGGCTTCGTCTGCCACCTCGGTGTGGTCGTCGACGGCCACCCGATGGTCGTGCCCACGGTGTACGGCCGTGACGACACACACCTCTTCCTGCACGGCTCCGTCGCCGGCCGCAGCCTGGCCGCCGCCCCAAAGGCGCCGGTCTGCGTCACCGTCACGCACGTCGACGGACTGGTCCTCGCCCGCTCGGTGTTCGAACACGGCGTCAACTACCGCAGTGCGATGATCCACGGCGTCCCGCGCACGGTGATCGACCCCGACGAGAAACTGCGCGGCCTGCGCCTGCTCACCGAGCACGCGACGCCGGGCCAGTGGGACTACGCCCGCCGCCCCAGCCGCAAGGAGCTCGCCGCGACCACCTTGCTCGCGCTCTCCCTCGCCGAGGCCTCCGTCAAGACGGCCGTCGGGCCACCGGAGGACGGTGACGGCCCGGACGCCGCGCTCGGCATCTGGGCGGGCACCCTCCCGCTGACCGCCACCTGGGGCGCACCCGTCGCCGACCCGCTGCTGCCCGCGGGGATCGAACCGCCCCCGCACATCACGGGGCGCGGCGGCACCCGGCAGGGGTGA